In Streptomyces sp. NBC_01439, the following are encoded in one genomic region:
- the rocD gene encoding ornithine--oxo-acid transaminase, producing MSTTADAIRSADAHSAHNYHPLPLVVASAEGAWMTDVEGRRYLDMLAGYSALNFGHGNRRLIDAAHAQLERVTLTSRAFHHDRFADFCTELAALCGKEMVLPMNTGAEAVETAVKTARKWGYEVKGVPDGHAKIVVAADNFHGRTTTVVSFSTDHDARDHFGPYTPGFEIVPYGDLTALSHAVTENTVAVLLEPIQGEAGVLVPPAGYLSGVRELTRERNVLFMADEIQSGLGRTGRTFACEHEGVVPDVYILGKALGGGVVPVSAVVADRDVLGVFRPGQHGSTFGGNPLACAVALEVIAMLRTGEFQGRATELGEHLHRELNLLVGGGAVTAVRGRGLWAGVDIDPSRGTGREISEKLMELGVLVKDTHGSTIRIAPPLVISKEDLDWGLAQLRSVLGA from the coding sequence GTGTCGACAACTGCTGATGCCATCCGCTCCGCCGACGCGCACAGTGCGCACAATTACCACCCGCTGCCCCTGGTCGTCGCGTCGGCGGAAGGCGCCTGGATGACCGATGTCGAGGGCCGCAGATACCTCGACATGCTCGCCGGGTACTCGGCCCTCAACTTCGGGCACGGCAACCGCCGTCTGATCGACGCGGCCCACGCCCAGTTGGAGCGGGTCACGCTCACCTCGCGCGCCTTCCACCACGACCGGTTCGCCGACTTCTGTACCGAGCTCGCCGCGCTGTGCGGCAAGGAGATGGTGCTCCCCATGAACACGGGGGCGGAGGCCGTGGAGACGGCGGTGAAGACCGCCCGCAAGTGGGGTTACGAGGTCAAGGGCGTCCCGGACGGGCACGCCAAGATCGTGGTCGCCGCCGACAACTTCCACGGGCGGACCACGACCGTCGTCTCCTTCTCCACGGACCACGACGCCCGCGACCACTTCGGCCCGTACACGCCGGGCTTCGAGATCGTTCCGTACGGGGACCTCACCGCGCTGTCCCACGCCGTCACCGAGAACACGGTGGCCGTGCTGCTGGAGCCGATCCAGGGCGAGGCGGGGGTGCTGGTGCCGCCCGCCGGGTACCTGAGCGGCGTACGGGAGCTGACCCGCGAGCGGAACGTCCTGTTCATGGCGGACGAGATCCAGTCGGGGCTGGGGCGGACCGGCCGGACCTTCGCGTGCGAGCACGAGGGCGTCGTCCCGGACGTCTACATCCTCGGCAAGGCGCTCGGCGGCGGCGTGGTGCCGGTGTCCGCCGTGGTCGCCGACCGCGACGTGCTCGGGGTGTTCCGGCCCGGGCAGCACGGATCCACCTTCGGCGGGAACCCGCTCGCGTGCGCGGTCGCGCTGGAGGTCATCGCGATGCTCCGGACCGGCGAGTTCCAGGGCCGCGCCACCGAGCTGGGCGAGCACCTGCACCGGGAACTGAACCTGCTGGTCGGCGGGGGCGCGGTGACCGCGGTGCGCGGCCGCGGGCTGTGGGCGGGCGTCGACATCGACCCCTCGCGCGGCACCGGCCGGGAGATCTCCGAGAAGCTGATGGAGCTCGGGGTGCTGGTGAAGGACACCCACGGGTCGACGATCCGGATCGCCCCGCCGCTGGTGATCAGCAAGGAGGACCTGGACTGGGGCCTGGCCCAGCTCCGCTCGGTGCTCGGCGCTTAG
- a CDS encoding glutathionylspermidine synthase family protein yields the protein MERHTIEPRPDWQKIVEEQGVIYPLTRYPDDSLRPYWDESAYYSFSLPEVEALENVVEELHAMCLAAAAHIVEHDRFADLGITDPGLAAQIAESWRRRAEQPSLYGRFDLRYDGTGSPAKMLEYNADTPTSLVEAASPQWFWMEERFPGADQWNSLHERLVDAWRRQAELLPPGPLHFAHSEADELGEDLMTVAYLQETAEQAGLDTQALSVEQIGWDSLSGRFVDEKLRFIRSCFKLYPWEWLAEDEFGPHVLGTYDHGGGSGSTCWIEPLWKMLLSNKALLAILWELFPEHPNLLPAYLDGPRELAEPGSAGYVAKPLLGREGAGVTLHGAGGGDEPFVPQDGERYCFQGLAPLPDFDGNRVVLGAWVVEDEAAGLGIRESAGPVTDEYARFLPHVIL from the coding sequence ATGGAGCGGCACACCATCGAGCCCCGTCCCGACTGGCAGAAGATCGTCGAGGAGCAGGGGGTGATCTACCCCCTGACCCGTTACCCCGACGACTCCCTGCGCCCCTACTGGGACGAGAGCGCGTACTACTCCTTCTCGCTCCCCGAGGTCGAGGCCCTGGAGAACGTGGTCGAGGAGCTGCACGCCATGTGCCTGGCCGCGGCAGCGCACATCGTCGAGCACGACCGCTTCGCCGACCTCGGCATCACCGACCCCGGGCTCGCCGCGCAGATCGCCGAGTCCTGGCGGCGCCGCGCCGAACAGCCCTCCCTGTACGGCCGTTTCGACCTGCGCTACGACGGCACCGGCAGCCCGGCCAAGATGCTGGAGTACAACGCCGACACCCCCACCTCCCTGGTGGAGGCGGCCAGCCCGCAGTGGTTCTGGATGGAGGAACGCTTCCCCGGCGCCGACCAGTGGAACTCCCTCCACGAGCGGCTTGTCGACGCCTGGCGGCGCCAGGCCGAGCTGCTCCCGCCCGGCCCGCTGCACTTCGCGCACTCCGAAGCCGACGAGCTCGGCGAGGACCTGATGACGGTCGCCTACCTCCAGGAGACCGCCGAGCAGGCCGGCCTGGACACCCAGGCCCTGTCCGTCGAGCAGATCGGCTGGGACAGCCTGTCCGGCCGGTTCGTGGACGAGAAGCTCCGCTTCATCCGCTCCTGCTTCAAGCTCTACCCGTGGGAGTGGCTGGCCGAGGACGAGTTCGGCCCGCACGTCCTCGGCACGTACGACCACGGCGGCGGCTCCGGCTCCACCTGCTGGATCGAGCCGCTGTGGAAGATGCTGCTGTCCAACAAGGCGCTGCTCGCGATCCTGTGGGAGCTCTTCCCGGAGCACCCCAACCTGCTGCCCGCCTACCTCGACGGCCCGCGCGAGCTCGCCGAGCCCGGGTCCGCCGGCTACGTGGCCAAGCCCCTCCTCGGCCGTGAGGGCGCGGGGGTCACCCTGCACGGGGCGGGCGGGGGCGACGAGCCGTTCGTACCGCAGGACGGGGAGCGGTACTGCTTCCAGGGCCTGGCCCCGCTGCCCGACTTCGACGGCAACCGGGTGGTGCTCGGTGCATGGGTCGTCGAGGACGAGGCGGCGGGGCTCGGCATCCGCGAATCGGCGGGGCCGGTCACGGACGAGTACGCCCGCTTCCTGCCCCACGTCATCCTCTGA
- the pdxR gene encoding MocR-like pyridoxine biosynthesis transcription factor PdxR, with amino-acid sequence MTESWATFGADLHLHLDLTAGRGLRAGLTEALREAARSGRLAAGTRLPSSRTLAADLGIARNTVAESYAELVAEGWLTARQGSGTRVAERARPRRSAAAAPVRRPARKGPAYSLIPGSPDLGGFPRAAWLSAARRALTDAPNEAFGYAADPRGRIELRQALAGYLARARGVYADPDRIVLCAGFLHGLKLLAAVLRARRVREVAVEGYGLDFHRDELVRAGLRTSPLGVDGEGARTGELTAAAGAVLLTPAHQFPTGVALTPARRAAAVDWARTTGGLILEDDYDGEFRYDRQPVGALQGLDPDRVVYLGTASKSLAPGLRMGWMVVPPGLLEEVLAAKGPTDWATSALDQLTLAEFLTSGAYDRHVRGMRLRYRRRRDELVAAVGDRVGVSGIAAGLHAVLDLPEGLERSVLQSAAWQDLALHGLSAFRHPQAEFAPRDALVVGYGTPSDSAWSPTLAALSAALP; translated from the coding sequence ATGACGGAATCGTGGGCCACTTTCGGTGCCGACCTGCATCTGCACCTGGACCTCACCGCCGGACGCGGCCTGCGGGCCGGTCTGACCGAGGCCCTGCGCGAAGCCGCGCGCAGCGGACGGCTGGCGGCCGGCACCCGGCTGCCGTCGTCCCGCACCCTCGCCGCCGACCTGGGCATCGCCCGGAACACGGTCGCCGAGTCGTACGCCGAGCTCGTCGCCGAGGGCTGGCTGACGGCCCGCCAGGGTTCCGGCACCCGCGTCGCCGAACGGGCCCGCCCGCGCCGGTCCGCGGCCGCCGCCCCCGTACGGCGCCCCGCGCGCAAGGGGCCCGCGTACAGCCTGATCCCCGGCTCCCCGGACCTGGGCGGCTTCCCGCGCGCGGCCTGGCTGTCAGCGGCCCGGCGCGCGCTGACCGATGCGCCGAACGAGGCCTTCGGGTACGCGGCCGACCCGCGCGGCCGCATCGAGCTGCGGCAGGCGCTGGCCGGATACCTGGCGCGGGCGCGCGGGGTGTACGCGGATCCCGACCGGATCGTGCTGTGCGCGGGCTTCCTGCACGGGCTGAAGCTGCTCGCGGCGGTGCTGAGGGCGCGGCGGGTGCGCGAGGTGGCGGTGGAGGGCTACGGCCTGGACTTCCACCGGGACGAGCTGGTGCGGGCGGGGCTGCGGACGAGCCCGCTCGGCGTGGACGGGGAGGGGGCCCGGACGGGGGAGCTGACCGCGGCGGCGGGAGCGGTGCTGCTGACCCCGGCGCACCAGTTCCCGACGGGCGTCGCCCTGACCCCGGCCCGACGGGCGGCCGCGGTCGACTGGGCCCGGACCACGGGCGGGCTCATCCTGGAGGACGACTACGACGGGGAGTTCCGCTACGACCGCCAGCCGGTCGGCGCGCTGCAGGGCCTGGACCCGGACCGGGTGGTGTACCTCGGGACGGCCAGCAAGTCGCTGGCGCCCGGGCTGCGGATGGGCTGGATGGTGGTCCCGCCGGGGCTGCTGGAGGAGGTGCTGGCCGCCAAGGGCCCCACGGACTGGGCCACCAGCGCGCTGGATCAGCTCACGCTGGCGGAGTTCCTCACCTCCGGGGCCTACGACCGGCACGTGCGCGGGATGCGGCTGCGGTACCGGCGGCGCCGGGACGAGCTGGTGGCGGCGGTGGGGGACCGGGTGGGCGTGTCGGGGATCGCGGCGGGGCTACACGCGGTGCTGGACCTCCCGGAGGGGCTGGAGCGGTCGGTCCTGCAGTCGGCGGCCTGGCAGGACCTGGCGTTGCACGGGCTCTCCGCCTTCCGCCACCCGCAGGCCGAGTTCGCGCCGCGGGACGCGCTGGTCGTCGGCTACGGGACGCCGTCGGACAGCGCGTGGTCCCCGACGCTGGCGGCCCTGTCGGCGGCACTGCCGTGA
- a CDS encoding carboxymuconolactone decarboxylase family protein, protein MTITNEHAPEHTPRIHMAKLAPEVYKAVLALEIASKKGLDPSLVELVKIRASQLNHCAFCLDMHTKDAIAAGESVERIIQLGAWEESRHFYTEKELAAIELTEAVTVLTDGFVPDEVYEKAAEQFEERELAQLIAVIATINVWNRIGVTTRMVPGHYTPGMYK, encoded by the coding sequence ATGACGATCACGAACGAACACGCCCCCGAGCACACCCCGCGCATCCACATGGCCAAGCTCGCCCCCGAGGTCTACAAGGCCGTCCTCGCCCTGGAGATCGCCTCCAAGAAGGGTCTGGATCCCTCCCTGGTCGAACTCGTCAAGATCCGGGCCTCCCAGCTCAACCACTGCGCCTTCTGCCTCGACATGCACACCAAGGACGCGATCGCCGCCGGTGAGAGCGTCGAACGCATCATCCAGCTGGGCGCCTGGGAGGAGTCGCGGCACTTCTACACCGAGAAGGAGCTCGCCGCGATCGAGCTCACCGAGGCCGTCACCGTCCTGACGGACGGCTTCGTGCCCGACGAGGTCTACGAGAAGGCCGCCGAGCAGTTCGAGGAGCGCGAGCTCGCCCAGCTGATCGCCGTCATCGCGACGATCAACGTCTGGAACCGCATCGGTGTCACCACCCGCATGGTGCCGGGCCACTACACCCCGGGCATGTACAAGTAG
- a CDS encoding malate dehydrogenase, translated as MTRTPVNVTVTGAAGQIGYALLFRIASGHLLGADVPVKLRLLEIPQGMKAAEGTAMELDDCAFPLLAGIDIFDDPNQGFDGANVALLVGARPRTKGMERGDLLAANGGIFKPQGQAINAHAADDIKVLVVGNPANTNALIAQAAAPDVPAERFTAMTRLDHNRAISQLAAKTGSAVSDIKRLTIWGNHSATQYPDIFHAEIAGKNAAEVVNDELWLADTFIPTVAKRGAAIIEARGASSAASAANAAIDHVHTWVNGTAEGDWTSMGIPSDGSYGVPAGLISSFPVTCKDGKYEIVQGLDINEFSRTRIDASVQELSEERDAVRELGLI; from the coding sequence ATGACCCGCACTCCCGTGAATGTCACCGTGACCGGCGCCGCCGGCCAGATCGGCTACGCGCTGCTCTTCCGCATCGCTTCCGGTCACCTGCTCGGCGCGGACGTGCCGGTCAAGCTCCGTCTTCTGGAGATCCCCCAGGGCATGAAGGCCGCTGAGGGCACCGCCATGGAGCTTGACGACTGCGCCTTCCCGCTGCTCGCCGGCATCGACATCTTCGACGACCCGAACCAGGGCTTCGACGGTGCGAACGTCGCGCTGCTCGTGGGCGCCCGCCCGCGCACCAAGGGCATGGAGCGCGGCGACCTGCTCGCCGCCAACGGCGGCATCTTCAAGCCGCAGGGCCAGGCCATCAACGCGCACGCCGCGGACGACATCAAGGTCCTGGTCGTGGGCAACCCGGCCAACACCAACGCGCTCATCGCGCAGGCCGCCGCCCCGGACGTACCGGCCGAGCGCTTCACCGCGATGACCCGCCTGGACCACAACCGCGCGATCTCGCAGCTGGCCGCCAAGACCGGTAGCGCCGTCTCCGACATCAAGCGCCTGACCATCTGGGGCAACCACTCGGCGACCCAGTACCCGGACATCTTCCACGCGGAGATCGCCGGCAAGAACGCCGCCGAGGTCGTCAACGACGAGCTGTGGCTGGCCGACACCTTCATCCCGACCGTCGCCAAGCGCGGCGCCGCGATCATCGAGGCCCGTGGCGCGTCCTCGGCCGCCTCGGCCGCCAACGCCGCGATCGACCACGTGCACACGTGGGTCAACGGCACCGCCGAGGGCGACTGGACCTCGATGGGCATCCCGTCGGACGGCTCTTACGGCGTCCCGGCCGGTCTGATCTCCTCCTTCCCCGTCACCTGCAAGGACGGCAAGTACGAGATCGTCCAGGGCCTGGACATCAACGAGTTCTCCCGCACCCGCATCGACGCCTCCGTCCAGGAGCTGTCCGAGGAGCGCGACGCGGTCCGCGAGCTCGGCCTGATCTGA